The DNA region GGCACAGGCAGACAACGGGTTGGCAGACAGAGCAATTTCCCTGGCACAGCCACAAGGCAGACTGGTACTGCAGAAATCTGCCAACGTACCCGCGATCCGCCAGACCAATAATTCAGGGAGCCCCCCTAATGCGAATAAACAGGATCCTCGTCCATTCAGCGCTGAGCCTCGGCCTTGCGCTGGCGGGGCTGAACGCCCATGCGGACCTTCCCGCCGACACCATCGGCCAGGTGACCTTGCCCTTCCCGCCCGAACCGCACCGCGCCTACATCGTCGACGTGGAGTTCGAGAACTTCGTCGCCGGCCGCGTGACGGTGGTGGACCCGGAGAAGAAGAAGATGCTCGGCATGGTCAGCACCGGCTTCGCCGCGCCCTCGACCCTGAGCCGCGACGGCAAGCGCCTGTACACCGCCGACCTGTTCTATTCGCGCGGCACCCGGGGCACCCGTACCGACGTGCTGACCGCCTGGGACACCTCGACCCTGTCGCCGTCCTGGGAGGTGCTGATCCCCACCAAGCGCGCCGAGATGCTGACCCAGCGCTACTCACTGGGCACCAGCAGCGACGACCGTTTCGTCTACGTCTACAACTTCACCCCGTCCACCTCGGTGACCGTGGTCGACACCCAGGCCAAGGCGGTGACCGCCGAGATCGCCATCCCCGGCTGCGTGCTCAACTACCCGGTGGGCAAGCGCGCCTTCGCCTCGCTGTGCGGCGACGGCAAGCTGCAGGTGATCACGCTGGACGAGAGCGGCAAGGAAGCCTCGCGCACGCAGACGCCGTTCTTCGACCCCAACGCCGAGAAGCTGGTGGAGCGCGGCATCGCCGTGGGCGAGCGCTACTACTTCACCACCACCGAGGGCGAGGTGCGCGGGGTGGACTTCTCCGGCGACACGCCGAAGATGCTCGAACCCTGGTCGCTGACCACCGACGCCGAGCGCAAGGCCGGCTGGGCACCGGGTGGCTGGCAGCTGCTGGCCGTGGCACCGAAGCTCAACCGCCTGTACGTGCTGATGCACGACGCCCACGAGCCGATGAAATGGGAAGACCCGAGTCCCTTCGTCTGGGTCTACGACCTGAAGACCGGCAAGAAGGTCGCCACCCTGGAAGCGCCCAACCCGATCTGGAGCCTGGCCGCCACCAACGACGACAAGCCATTGCTGCTGGGTACCAACATCACCGGCGGGCTGGAGGTCTTCGACCTGGCCAGCGGCAAGCACACCGGCACCATGGAAAAGATCGCCAAAACCCCGATCCAGATCCTCAGCCACTAGGAGGTCCGCATGTACAGCGACCCGATCTTCATCATCGCCAGCGCCCTCGCCGTCGCGGTGATCCTGGCCAGCGCCGCGACCCACAAGTTGCGCGCCCCGGCCCGGTTCCGCGACCAGGTGGAGGCCTATCAGCTGCTGCCCAAGGCGCTGCTCAAGCCCTTCGCCCGGCTGCTGCCGCTGCTGGAGGTGGCCCTGGCCTTCGCCCTGCTGGTGCCCGCCAGCCGCAGCGTCGCCGCGCTCGGTGCGGCCCTGCTGCTGGCCGCCTACGCCGGCGCCATCGGCCTGAACCTGTGGCGCGGCCGTCGCGACATCGATTGCGGCTGCTCCGGCCCGGACCAGTCCCAGCCCATCCGCCCGCAGCTGCTGCTGCGCAACGCGGTGCTGGTGGCCCTGGCGCTGGTCGCCACCCTCACCCCCGGCGCCCGCGAACTGGGCGTCTTCGACGGCTTCGTGGTGATCGCCGCGGCCGCCGTCGCCCTGCTCATCTATGCCGCGGCCGATGGCCTGCTGGCCAACAGCCCCCGTCTGCTCAAACTCATTGGAAGGTGAAATATGGAAGGCCTGATCGTTTCCAACATCCTGCTCTGGTGCCTGCTGCTCGCCCTGGCCTTCGCCGTGATGGGCCTGGTGCGCCAGATCGGCGTCCTCCACGCACGCCTGGCCCCGGCCGGCGCGCTGATGATGGACAAGGGCGTCGCCGTCGGTGATGCCGCACCCAAGGTGACCGCCGCCGACCGCAACGGCCGCCCGGTGAACTTCGGCTACGCCGGCGAAAAGGCACAGCTGCTGTTCTTCCTCTCGCCCACCTGCCCCATCTGCAAATCCCTGCTGCCGGCCATCCGTTCCATCGCCAGGGAACAGGCCGACCGCCTGGAGGTGGTCTACGTCAGCGACGGCGACATGGACGCCCAGGCCGCGCTGATCCGCGAGCACAAGCTCGAAGACGTCACCTACGTGGTCGGCCCGGAAGTGGGCATGACCTACCAGATCGGCAAGCTCCCCTACGCCGCGCTGATCGACAAGGCCGGCACCCTGCGTGCCAAGGGCCTGGTCAACTCCCGCGAGCACCTGGACAGCCTGTTCGAGACCGAACACCTGGGCAGCGCGACCCTGCAGCAGTACCTGCACGGCGGCCATTCCCATGGCCACTCGCACTCCGCACAACAATAAGGAAGGGAGACTTCCATGAAACTGCTCGATCTCCTGTTCGAACGCTCCGCCCGGCACGTCGCCGACACCACCTCCCGGCGCAAGCTGCTGGCCCGCTTCGGCTCGCTGATGGTGGCCGGCGCCGCGCTGCCGGTGCTGCTGCCCATCGACCGCACCGCCAAGGCCCTGGCCGCCGAGGCGCCCCAGGCCGGCGACCCGGGCGACCCGACCAGCTGCGACTACTGGCGCTACTGCTCCATCGACGGTTTCCTCTGCAGCTGCTGCGGCGGCACCGTCACCTCCTGCCCGCCGGGCACCGAGGTGTCCCAGGTGACCTGGATCGGTACCTGCCGCAACCCGGCGGACGGCAAGGACTACATCATTTCCTACAACGACTGCTGCGGTAAGCACAGCTGCGCCCAGTGCGCCTGTACCCGCAACGACAGCGAGGAGCCGGCCTACCGCCCCTTCAACAACAACGACGTGAACTGGTGCCTGGCCGCCAAGTCGCACATCTACCACTGCACCATCTCGGTGATCCGCGGCGTGGCGATATGAACGGAGGGGTTGTCATGCGAGCACTGCTGATCGCCGCGCTGGCCTGCGCCATGGCAGCCCCGCCGGCGTTCGCCCGGGCCATCCCCGACCCGCACCAGCGGGCCGCGCCCGGCAACGAGGCGCAGCAGAAGCCGATCTCCCAGGCGGGCTACAGCACGCCGGTGAACTACCAGCTGCAATGCGCCGGCTGCCACCTGGGCGACGGCACCGGCTCGAAAGCCAACGACACGCCACGGATGAAGGATTTCGTCGGCAACTTCCTCAAGGTCGAGGGCGGCCGCGAGTTCCTCGTGCGCGTGCCGGGCATGTCCCAGTCCGCGCTCAACGACGCGCAGCTGGCCGACCTGCTCAACTGGCTGATGCGCGAGGACGGCATGGCCGGCAAGAGCATGCCCGCGCGCTACGTGCCCTACAGCGCCGAGGAAGTCACCCGCCTGCGCAAGGTGAACATGCTCAACCTGCCCGGCACCCGCGCCGAACTGATCGCGCGGATGCGCGAACAGGGCATCCCCATCGAGGACGGCATGGACTATTGAGTGCCCCGCTCCACCTTCGAGCCCGCCTTCATGGCGGGCTTTTTATTGGGCTGCGGTGGCCCATTGTGGGAGCCGATGGAGTGCCTGCTCACTCGCAGCAAGGTGCCGGCGGGGGGGCTTTCGCGGCTGAAGCCGCTCCCACAGGGAAAGCCCGCAGCGAGGCCGGGCGTCGCGGCGTTGGGCCTCGCTGCGCTCGGCGCCAACCTACGGCACCGTGCCCGATCGTAGGGTGGATGACGCTCTTTTCATCCACCAGCGGTGTCCCAGGAGACTCCGAGTCGGGGCAGCGGGCGAATGAATTCGCCCCTACACGCTTCACACCACCAGGCTGAGCCAGGCCGAGGCCAGGAGCAGCAGCGCCATGGCCTGGTTGAAGCGCTTCTGCGCGGTGGCGCTGCGCCACAGGCGGGCGCTGCCGAAGCCGAGCAGCGCCCAGGCGCCCATGCAGGGGATGGACACCAGCAGGAACACCAGGGACAGCGTCACCACCCGCGCGGCCTTGTCGGCGCCCTCCCCGGCGAATACACCGACCACCGCCAGGGCCATCATCCACACCTTGGGGTTGACCAGCTGCAGGCCGATGGCGCCGCCCAGGCCGAGGCGCGCACCGGGGTCGGCCGGGTCGTCCAGCGAACGCGCCTCGCTGCGGAAGATCTGCCAGGCCAGCCAGCTCAGCCAGGCGATGCCCGCCCAGGCCATGGCGCGTTGCAACAGCGGGTGGCTGGCCAGCGCCTCGCCCAGGCCCAGCCCCACCAGCAGGACGATGGCCGCAGCGGCGCAGCAGGCGCCGAGGACGATGGGCAGCGCCGCACCCAGGCCGAAGCGCGAGGCGTTGCTGAGCACCAGGATGTTGGTGGGCCCCGGGGTGATGGAGGCGACGAAGGCGAACAGCAGGAAAGGCAGCAGCTGTTCCATGGTCAGCCCCCGCAATGAGGGTGAAGCGAGAGGGAACGGGACATCGGCGAGGCTCCTGTGAAGACGAGCCCCATGTTCACCGCCGCGCGCGGCTCAGTCTGGAAGCTTTGAGCAGCGCTTGCGGTAGTCCGCCGGGGTCAGCCGGTAGGCGCGGCGGAACCAGCGCCCGAGGTGGCTCTGGTCGGCGAAGCCGAGGGCGCTGGCGACCTGCGCCGGCGTGTCGCCCCGGGCCAGCAGGGTGCGGGCGCGAGCCAGGCGCAGCTGGATCAGGTAGGCGTGCGGGGCCAGGCCGAAGGCGGCCTTGAAGGCACGGGTGAGGCGGAAGCGGTCGACGCCGGTGATGCGGGCCAGGTCGTCCAGGCCGATCTCCTCGTCCAGGTGCGCGTGCAGGTAGTCCCGCGCGCGCAGCGCCACCCGGGGCAGGCGCGGGTCCTGTGGCTGGCACAGGCGCCAGTGCAGGTGCCCGGTCATCTTCGCCAGCAGGTTGTCGATGGCGGCCTGGCGCAGCATGCGCACCTCCTTGCCGTGCAGGGCGTTGAAGGCCTGCAGGGTGGCATGCGCCAGGGTCGGGTCGTGGGCCAGGGTGTCGGCGAAGCTCGGCTGGCAGCCGGCCGGGGCGTCCTCGAACAGCGCGTGCATCTCGCGCTCGATCCAGTGCGGGTCGAGGTAGAGCGTGGAATAGGTGAAGCCTTCCTCGGTGGGCGCGTGGCCGTCATGGATCTCGCCCGGCTCCAGCAGGAACACCTGCCCCGGCGTGCTGACGTTGCGCCGGCGCCGGCAGTTGAACTGCTGCACACCCTGTTCGGTGACGCCGACCAGGTAGCTGTCGTGCCAGTGCGGGTCGTAGGCGTGGCCCTGGAAATGGGCGCGGATGGTCTCGATGCCCGTGTCACCGTCCTGCGCGAGATCGATCCAGTTGCGATGTTCCAAGGGGCTCTCCAGGGGCCAGGGTGCAAGCCTGCACCGGGCGCGGTCGGAAGGCCATTATCGGTCGTCGGAAAAAACGCGTCTGGAAGATTCGTGCAGCAAACGGCCCCTTGCGGGGCCGTCGGCGGATCAGGGCTTCTGGCTGTAGCTCTGGATCAGGTTGGCGTAGGCCGGCAGGTGGCCTCCGAGGATGCCGCCGAAGCCCTCGATGTCGTTGCGCCAGTCACGGTGCAGCTCGCAGCCGACGCTGAACCAGTTCATCAG from Pseudomonas tohonis includes:
- a CDS encoding amine dehydrogenase large subunit encodes the protein MRINRILVHSALSLGLALAGLNAHADLPADTIGQVTLPFPPEPHRAYIVDVEFENFVAGRVTVVDPEKKKMLGMVSTGFAAPSTLSRDGKRLYTADLFYSRGTRGTRTDVLTAWDTSTLSPSWEVLIPTKRAEMLTQRYSLGTSSDDRFVYVYNFTPSTSVTVVDTQAKAVTAEIAIPGCVLNYPVGKRAFASLCGDGKLQVITLDESGKEASRTQTPFFDPNAEKLVERGIAVGERYYFTTTEGEVRGVDFSGDTPKMLEPWSLTTDAERKAGWAPGGWQLLAVAPKLNRLYVLMHDAHEPMKWEDPSPFVWVYDLKTGKKVATLEAPNPIWSLAATNDDKPLLLGTNITGGLEVFDLASGKHTGTMEKIAKTPIQILSH
- a CDS encoding MauE/DoxX family redox-associated membrane protein; the encoded protein is MYSDPIFIIASALAVAVILASAATHKLRAPARFRDQVEAYQLLPKALLKPFARLLPLLEVALAFALLVPASRSVAALGAALLLAAYAGAIGLNLWRGRRDIDCGCSGPDQSQPIRPQLLLRNAVLVALALVATLTPGARELGVFDGFVVIAAAAVALLIYAAADGLLANSPRLLKLIGR
- the mauD gene encoding methylamine dehydrogenase accessory protein MauD, translated to MEGLIVSNILLWCLLLALAFAVMGLVRQIGVLHARLAPAGALMMDKGVAVGDAAPKVTAADRNGRPVNFGYAGEKAQLLFFLSPTCPICKSLLPAIRSIAREQADRLEVVYVSDGDMDAQAALIREHKLEDVTYVVGPEVGMTYQIGKLPYAALIDKAGTLRAKGLVNSREHLDSLFETEHLGSATLQQYLHGGHSHGHSHSAQQ
- a CDS encoding methylamine dehydrogenase light chain, coding for MKLLDLLFERSARHVADTTSRRKLLARFGSLMVAGAALPVLLPIDRTAKALAAEAPQAGDPGDPTSCDYWRYCSIDGFLCSCCGGTVTSCPPGTEVSQVTWIGTCRNPADGKDYIISYNDCCGKHSCAQCACTRNDSEEPAYRPFNNNDVNWCLAAKSHIYHCTISVIRGVAI
- a CDS encoding cytochrome C, encoding MRALLIAALACAMAAPPAFARAIPDPHQRAAPGNEAQQKPISQAGYSTPVNYQLQCAGCHLGDGTGSKANDTPRMKDFVGNFLKVEGGREFLVRVPGMSQSALNDAQLADLLNWLMREDGMAGKSMPARYVPYSAEEVTRLRKVNMLNLPGTRAELIARMREQGIPIEDGMDY
- a CDS encoding LysE family translocator, giving the protein MEQLLPFLLFAFVASITPGPTNILVLSNASRFGLGAALPIVLGACCAAAAIVLLVGLGLGEALASHPLLQRAMAWAGIAWLSWLAWQIFRSEARSLDDPADPGARLGLGGAIGLQLVNPKVWMMALAVVGVFAGEGADKAARVVTLSLVFLLVSIPCMGAWALLGFGSARLWRSATAQKRFNQAMALLLLASAWLSLVV
- a CDS encoding AraC family transcriptional regulator, which encodes MEHRNWIDLAQDGDTGIETIRAHFQGHAYDPHWHDSYLVGVTEQGVQQFNCRRRRNVSTPGQVFLLEPGEIHDGHAPTEEGFTYSTLYLDPHWIEREMHALFEDAPAGCQPSFADTLAHDPTLAHATLQAFNALHGKEVRMLRQAAIDNLLAKMTGHLHWRLCQPQDPRLPRVALRARDYLHAHLDEEIGLDDLARITGVDRFRLTRAFKAAFGLAPHAYLIQLRLARARTLLARGDTPAQVASALGFADQSHLGRWFRRAYRLTPADYRKRCSKLPD